From a single Marinobacter sp. THAF197a genomic region:
- a CDS encoding TIGR04283 family arsenosugar biosynthesis glycosyltransferase: MDANTRIALSLSVVVPVWREAAGIEESLQRLQPIRQAGHEVIVVDGGSPDNTADLARPLCDRLLVSEPGRAVQMNAGAAVARGDLILFLHSDTRLPPDALEQLSESQCLGRPWGRFDVRLSGRHTMFSVIAWFMNWRSRLTGVCTGDQGIFVRRDVFEALGGYRAMPLMEDVELSKRLKLVARPYCISSPVITDSRRWEQGGVWPTIVLMWRLRWRYWRGDSPETLAALWRRNVRHAKH, encoded by the coding sequence ATGGATGCCAATACCCGGATTGCTTTGTCTTTAAGTGTGGTCGTGCCCGTGTGGCGGGAGGCGGCCGGTATTGAAGAATCTTTGCAGAGGCTACAGCCCATCCGCCAGGCCGGCCACGAAGTGATTGTGGTAGACGGCGGCAGCCCCGATAACACGGCTGACCTGGCGCGCCCGTTGTGTGACCGGTTGCTGGTATCTGAACCGGGGCGGGCAGTGCAAATGAACGCGGGCGCTGCCGTTGCCCGTGGCGACCTGATTCTATTCCTGCATTCGGATACGCGCCTGCCCCCCGATGCCCTCGAGCAATTAAGTGAAAGCCAGTGCCTTGGTCGCCCCTGGGGGCGATTTGATGTTCGTCTGAGCGGCCGGCACACCATGTTTTCTGTGATTGCCTGGTTTATGAACTGGCGCTCCCGGCTCACCGGCGTTTGCACGGGAGATCAGGGTATTTTCGTGCGTCGGGACGTGTTCGAGGCGTTGGGTGGCTATCGCGCCATGCCATTGATGGAAGACGTGGAGTTGTCCAAACGCCTGAAACTGGTGGCACGCCCTTACTGTATTTCGTCGCCGGTAATTACCGACAGCCGGCGCTGGGAGCAGGGCGGTGTGTGGCCCACAATTGTGCTGATGTGGCGCCTGCGTTGGCGTTATTGGCGGGGTGACAGCCCCGAAACCCTGGCGGCCCTTTGGCGGAGGAACGTGCGCCATGCAAAACACTGA
- a CDS encoding glycoside hydrolase family 108 protein codes for MDYVPVDYFEVAMEHVFHWEGGYVNDPRDPGGETKYGISKRAYPTVDIANLTKAQAREIYRRDYWEACRCGELPGPLALMVFDSAVNQGQGRAKRLLQASLGVKQDGIVGPMTLGAAHEAPLNVVMLQYSVRRALHYVNLSTFKHFGKGWLSRLFDTHGTAMTAYVQEARLQERVP; via the coding sequence ATGGACTACGTGCCTGTGGATTACTTTGAAGTAGCCATGGAGCACGTCTTTCACTGGGAAGGGGGTTACGTTAATGACCCCCGAGACCCTGGTGGTGAAACGAAGTACGGAATCTCCAAGCGAGCATACCCTACGGTTGACATCGCGAATTTGACCAAGGCACAGGCCCGTGAGATTTACCGGAGAGATTACTGGGAGGCTTGCCGTTGCGGTGAGCTTCCTGGGCCTCTGGCTCTCATGGTCTTTGACTCAGCGGTAAACCAAGGCCAAGGCCGAGCCAAGAGACTCCTCCAAGCATCACTTGGGGTCAAACAGGACGGTATCGTCGGGCCTATGACCCTCGGTGCCGCACACGAGGCCCCACTCAATGTGGTGATGCTCCAGTACTCCGTTAGACGTGCCCTCCATTACGTCAACCTCTCAACCTTCAAACACTTTGGCAAAGGCTGGTTGTCCCGGCTCTTTGACACCCACGGAACAGCGATGACCGCCTATGTCCAAGAAGCGCGATTACAAGAAAGAGTACCGTGA
- the terL gene encoding phage terminase large subunit, with the protein MSDKVLVAEKKLKSDFRYFLLAIWKELALPDPTPLQYDIGKYLQHGPKRCIIEAFRGVGKSWITSAFVVWLLYRDPQLKIMVVSASKDRADQFSTFTKRLINTVPWLAHLSARSEQRDSLHAFDVGPASPDHSPSVKSVGITGQLTGSRADVIIADDIEVVNNSQTQTARERLSELVKEFDAILKPLPTSRIIFLGTPQCEMSLYNELPKRGYECRIWPALYPSDEQVMAYAGKLAPFILENPNYEQGSTTDPKRFSNEDLQERLLSYGKAGFALQFMLDTSLSDADKYPLKFSDLLVMSVPYQKGPTELVHTLDKDYGMSELPNLGLAGDRYFQPFYVAKELVDYQMRAMSIDPSGRGKDETAYAVGYMLNGNVFVPEAGGLIGGYGPEVLESLAKIAKKHQVNEIIIEDNFGDGMFEALLKPVLSRVYPCSTIGQRQHIQKEKRIIDTLEPVMMQHRLIVDPRVIVSDYESTKSNPAYSLFYQMSRITAEKGALGHDDRLDALAILVKYFQDMLEQDSHGAEEARKEELLKAELQDFIDHAQGIDQNLYRNSWVSDGLEPLWHKA; encoded by the coding sequence ATGAGCGATAAAGTTCTGGTGGCCGAGAAGAAACTGAAGTCAGACTTTCGTTACTTCCTTCTGGCCATCTGGAAAGAACTGGCGCTCCCTGACCCAACACCCCTCCAGTACGACATTGGTAAGTACCTCCAGCACGGCCCAAAGCGGTGCATCATCGAAGCCTTCCGGGGCGTCGGTAAGAGCTGGATTACCTCTGCCTTTGTGGTCTGGCTTCTGTACCGAGACCCCCAGCTCAAGATTATGGTGGTATCGGCCAGTAAAGATCGGGCAGACCAGTTCTCCACGTTTACCAAGCGTTTGATTAACACCGTGCCCTGGCTGGCGCACCTGTCCGCAAGATCGGAACAGAGAGACAGCCTCCACGCCTTTGATGTTGGCCCCGCCAGTCCTGACCACAGTCCTTCGGTTAAATCCGTAGGTATCACAGGTCAGCTGACAGGTAGCCGAGCTGACGTCATCATCGCAGATGACATTGAAGTCGTGAATAATAGTCAGACCCAGACAGCCCGAGAGCGTCTCTCAGAGCTGGTCAAAGAGTTCGACGCTATCCTCAAGCCTCTGCCGACCAGTCGTATCATCTTCCTGGGAACACCTCAGTGTGAGATGAGCCTGTACAACGAGTTGCCGAAGCGTGGCTACGAGTGTCGCATCTGGCCGGCACTATACCCAAGTGATGAGCAGGTCATGGCCTATGCCGGGAAACTGGCACCATTCATCCTGGAGAACCCGAACTACGAGCAAGGCTCTACGACTGACCCCAAGCGGTTCAGTAACGAAGACCTGCAGGAACGTCTGCTGTCATATGGTAAGGCAGGCTTTGCCCTCCAGTTCATGCTGGACACAAGCCTCAGCGATGCCGACAAGTATCCCCTGAAGTTCTCCGACCTCCTGGTCATGTCTGTCCCATACCAGAAGGGGCCAACTGAGCTGGTACACACCCTGGACAAAGACTATGGGATGTCCGAGCTACCTAACCTGGGGTTGGCCGGTGACCGCTACTTCCAGCCATTCTATGTGGCCAAGGAACTGGTGGACTACCAGATGCGGGCAATGTCCATTGACCCCTCAGGTCGTGGTAAGGACGAGACAGCCTATGCCGTGGGTTACATGCTCAACGGTAACGTCTTTGTACCTGAAGCCGGCGGTCTGATCGGCGGTTATGGCCCTGAGGTTCTGGAGTCCTTGGCAAAGATCGCTAAGAAACATCAGGTCAACGAGATTATCATTGAGGATAACTTCGGTGATGGCATGTTTGAGGCCCTGCTGAAGCCTGTCCTGAGCCGTGTGTACCCATGTTCAACCATAGGCCAACGTCAGCATATCCAGAAGGAAAAACGCATCATAGACACCCTTGAGCCTGTCATGATGCAGCACCGTCTGATTGTAGACCCACGGGTCATCGTGTCTGACTACGAGTCAACCAAGAGCAACCCAGCGTACTCTCTCTTCTACCAGATGAGTAGAATCACAGCTGAGAAGGGGGCCTTGGGCCATGACGACCGGTTGGACGCACTGGCAATCCTGGTCAAGTACTTCCAGGACATGCTGGAGCAGGACAGTCACGGTGCCGAGGAAGCACGGAAAGAGGAGTTACTGAAGGCAGAACTTCAGGACTTCATCGACCATGCACAGGGAATTGATCAAAATCTCTACAGAAATTCATGGGTAAGCGATGGTCTGGAGCCCTTGTGGCACAAGGCCTAG
- a CDS encoding HNH endonuclease has product MSKKRDYKKEYREYHSKPEQKKRRAGRNAARRKMEKAGKVRKGDGKDVDHRDRNPRNNARSNLRIQSQKENRGRNK; this is encoded by the coding sequence ATGTCCAAGAAGCGCGATTACAAGAAAGAGTACCGTGAGTACCACTCCAAGCCTGAACAGAAGAAGCGTAGGGCAGGGCGTAATGCCGCCAGACGCAAGATGGAGAAGGCTGGAAAGGTACGTAAGGGTGACGGCAAGGACGTCGATCACAGGGACAGAAACCCCCGGAATAACGCAAGGAGCAACCTCCGTATTCAATCTCAGAAAGAGAACAGAGGACGAAACAAATGA
- a CDS encoding DNA ligase LigA-related protein, with protein MPDAAGPPVELIRRRRAQMLVHSYLYYWMGTSLVSDDQWQTWANELRDLQKEHPAPIGFYDEEFNDWTGDTGMHLPRDEWVTNKANYIHRLCEMRN; from the coding sequence GTGCCTGATGCTGCTGGACCTCCTGTAGAGCTGATACGCAGACGTAGAGCCCAGATGCTGGTTCACAGCTACCTGTACTACTGGATGGGCACCAGCTTGGTTTCTGACGATCAGTGGCAGACCTGGGCCAACGAGCTGAGAGACCTCCAGAAAGAACATCCGGCACCCATCGGGTTCTATGACGAAGAGTTCAATGACTGGACGGGCGACACCGGGATGCACCTACCGCGTGACGAATGGGTCACGAACAAAGCAAATTACATACACCGACTGTGTGAGATGAGGAACTGA
- a CDS encoding TIGR04282 family arsenosugar biosynthesis glycosyltransferase: MQNTDQSPAVLMQFAKWPQAGRVKTRLIPALGIEGALQAHITLSLEVLDNLCATGYDVSFWWDRPLDQPPEEAAPLLANIEAAKLPQSFQQGGDLGERMARALGQGIASHHRAVVIGSDCPSVDPGYVRSAVAALEHYDVVLGPSDDGGYVLIGARRLAPGALEGIAWGTPDVMQQTLQRMDAAGLSVYLLEPRWDVDEPEDWQRFRHMVGER, encoded by the coding sequence ATGCAAAACACTGATCAATCACCGGCGGTTCTCATGCAGTTTGCCAAGTGGCCGCAGGCGGGCCGGGTCAAAACCCGGTTAATTCCGGCCCTCGGTATTGAGGGCGCGCTACAGGCTCATATCACCCTGAGTCTGGAGGTACTGGATAATCTGTGTGCCACGGGCTATGACGTTAGCTTCTGGTGGGATCGTCCGTTGGATCAGCCGCCTGAAGAAGCTGCTCCCTTGCTGGCCAATATCGAAGCAGCCAAATTGCCCCAGTCTTTTCAGCAAGGTGGCGATCTGGGGGAGCGAATGGCCAGGGCGTTGGGCCAGGGTATTGCATCTCATCACCGGGCCGTGGTGATTGGCAGTGATTGTCCTTCAGTAGACCCCGGTTATGTGCGCTCCGCGGTAGCGGCTCTGGAGCACTACGATGTTGTGCTGGGCCCGTCGGATGATGGTGGTTATGTGTTAATCGGTGCTCGCAGGCTGGCGCCCGGTGCGCTGGAAGGTATTGCCTGGGGTACGCCAGATGTTATGCAGCAAACCCTGCAGAGGATGGATGCTGCGGGGCTCAGCGTTTACCTGCTGGAACCCCGCTGGGATGTAGACGAGCCGGAAGACTGGCAACGCTTCCGGCATATGGTTGGCGAACGTTAA
- a CDS encoding LPD25 domain-containing protein, translating into MKPVSVLVHWSESRRFMTDNTVMPFEKFEQTARMAANDNPPGSGYDKTKITVNFDNGEEYACRLDLCQNEDCDFQSHARELIKFAGSERLASMHPETQNQYKQLADFLNQIDWS; encoded by the coding sequence ATGAAGCCTGTATCTGTCCTTGTCCACTGGTCTGAGAGCCGCCGCTTTATGACCGACAACACCGTCATGCCCTTCGAGAAATTCGAGCAGACTGCCCGGATGGCTGCGAACGATAACCCACCGGGTTCTGGGTACGACAAGACCAAGATCACTGTGAACTTCGACAACGGCGAGGAGTACGCCTGCCGGTTAGACCTCTGCCAGAACGAGGACTGTGACTTCCAGTCACACGCTCGGGAGCTGATCAAGTTCGCTGGGTCTGAGCGACTGGCCTCCATGCACCCTGAGACCCAGAACCAGTACAAACAACTCGCTGATTTCCTCAACCAGATCGACTGGAGCTGA
- a CDS encoding insulinase family protein — protein MTADRPVFQNLYRFQFVLLFLLGSVLLSPLAVAGASPTKSPNDPNEYRFLELDNGLRVILASDPEADKAAASMNVAVGSGNDPADREGLAHFLEHMLFLGTEKYPDPGEYQQFIRSHGGSHNAFTAFADTNYFFDVEAEFLEPALDRFAQQFSHPLFTPELVDRERNAVHSEYTAKLKEDGRRFLSVLKAGGNPDHAFNQFAVGNLTTLENTEENPLRPDLIQFWQDQYSANIMTLAVYGPQPLDQLEQMVRERFIAIENRNLTAKTHPQPLYVESRLPERITAESLRDSRSMTLSFPIPSQRDNYRTKPASYVANLLGHEGPGSLFDTLKQAGLVESLSAGLGMDTGDHATLDIRMSLTREGLERQDEIIALAFRYIDKVRQSGINEDRFEEMKQLAVIDFRFRERSEPMREAMRLSSLLRDYPPEDLLSAPWLMDRYAPEQYKALLERLTPDNLKVWVSAPNRNFEAPQFTQWYQTPWQRAPLSVESEVESTLAERLALPAANPFVPENLELVPGNTMAQPVLLDELDGLAVWYARDTQFNTPKANLFISLRTPQARSSARNEVLTQLLVDAIDTNLNAWAYSARLAGLDYSIYPHLRGVTIRVGGYNDKLYKLVNRILLEFADPKFTEQRFDVARQRLIDGLENKAKDRPVQQTSEFIQTALIDGTFPVPDKLAAAREVTLDELEAFGARLVAQTDPVMLAHGNLTEATTLNMARQVQAMVLNNRERTTVDRSQMRQLPQGQTLATLNLEHPDTGYTLYLQGRDTSYEERARFRLLAQILSSPFYEDIRTNRQLGYIVYATAFEILETPALGLVVQSPEATAEAIDQAVMEFAEGYADRLAELTSERLAREKQAVISQLLQRDRQLSEVSGRYWREIDRGNTAFDSRERLADAIQKVTLDQLKTTFRSAMIERQRALLVVTGDEGENSRSVLDQLRQRDAVPARVER, from the coding sequence ATGACAGCTGACCGCCCCGTGTTCCAGAACCTGTACCGTTTCCAGTTTGTTTTGTTATTTTTACTTGGCAGTGTGCTGCTCAGCCCTCTGGCTGTTGCCGGCGCATCGCCGACCAAAAGCCCCAACGACCCTAACGAATACCGGTTTCTGGAACTGGACAACGGCCTGCGGGTGATTCTGGCCTCAGACCCCGAAGCCGACAAAGCTGCAGCCTCAATGAATGTCGCCGTTGGCAGCGGCAACGACCCCGCCGACCGCGAGGGTCTGGCACATTTCCTGGAACATATGCTGTTCCTGGGAACCGAGAAGTATCCGGACCCGGGCGAGTACCAGCAGTTCATTCGCAGCCATGGCGGCAGTCATAACGCCTTTACCGCATTTGCCGACACCAACTATTTTTTTGATGTCGAGGCAGAATTCCTTGAGCCGGCCCTAGACCGCTTCGCCCAGCAGTTCTCCCACCCGCTGTTCACACCGGAGCTGGTCGACCGGGAACGTAACGCCGTGCACTCGGAGTACACCGCCAAGCTCAAGGAAGATGGCCGCCGGTTCCTGTCTGTTCTGAAGGCCGGGGGCAACCCCGATCACGCCTTCAATCAGTTTGCCGTCGGTAACCTGACAACCCTGGAAAACACTGAAGAGAATCCCCTGAGACCAGACCTGATCCAGTTCTGGCAGGACCAGTATTCAGCCAACATCATGACACTGGCAGTTTACGGCCCGCAGCCCCTCGACCAGTTAGAGCAGATGGTCCGGGAACGCTTTATCGCCATCGAAAACCGGAACCTGACGGCCAAGACACACCCACAGCCGCTGTACGTTGAGAGCAGATTGCCCGAACGCATTACTGCTGAAAGCCTGCGAGATTCCCGCAGCATGACGCTGTCGTTCCCGATCCCATCGCAGCGGGACAATTACCGGACCAAACCGGCATCCTATGTGGCCAATCTACTGGGCCACGAGGGCCCCGGCAGCCTGTTTGACACCCTCAAACAGGCGGGTCTGGTGGAGTCGTTGTCCGCCGGGCTGGGAATGGATACCGGGGATCATGCCACGCTGGACATCCGTATGTCTCTCACGCGCGAAGGCCTTGAACGGCAGGACGAGATCATCGCGCTGGCGTTTCGGTACATCGATAAGGTCCGGCAATCCGGAATCAACGAAGACCGCTTCGAGGAAATGAAACAGCTTGCGGTGATTGACTTCCGGTTTCGCGAGCGTAGTGAGCCGATGCGCGAGGCCATGCGCCTATCCAGCCTGTTACGGGACTATCCACCGGAAGATCTGCTGAGCGCGCCTTGGCTAATGGATCGTTACGCTCCGGAACAGTACAAAGCGCTTCTGGAACGCCTGACACCCGATAATCTCAAAGTCTGGGTGTCTGCCCCCAACCGGAATTTCGAAGCGCCACAATTTACGCAGTGGTATCAGACACCCTGGCAGAGAGCGCCGCTCAGCGTCGAAAGTGAAGTAGAGTCCACGCTTGCTGAGCGCCTGGCCCTGCCCGCCGCCAATCCCTTTGTTCCGGAAAACCTGGAGCTGGTACCCGGAAACACCATGGCCCAGCCAGTGCTGCTGGACGAACTGGATGGCCTGGCTGTCTGGTACGCCAGGGACACCCAGTTCAACACGCCCAAAGCCAACCTGTTTATCAGCCTGCGCACTCCGCAGGCGAGATCCTCTGCCCGCAACGAGGTGCTAACCCAATTGCTGGTGGACGCCATCGATACCAACCTGAACGCCTGGGCCTATTCCGCGCGGCTGGCCGGGCTGGACTACAGTATTTACCCACATCTTCGGGGTGTGACCATCCGGGTGGGTGGCTATAACGACAAGCTCTACAAGTTGGTGAACCGGATTCTGCTGGAATTTGCAGATCCCAAGTTTACTGAGCAGCGTTTCGACGTTGCCCGGCAGAGACTGATCGATGGTCTTGAGAACAAAGCCAAAGACCGGCCGGTTCAGCAAACCTCGGAATTCATTCAAACGGCCCTCATTGATGGCACCTTTCCGGTACCGGATAAACTCGCTGCCGCGCGTGAAGTCACCCTGGACGAACTGGAAGCCTTTGGCGCCCGCCTGGTAGCACAAACAGACCCGGTAATGCTGGCCCACGGCAACCTGACGGAGGCAACGACACTGAATATGGCACGGCAGGTTCAGGCCATGGTATTAAACAATCGGGAGCGCACCACGGTCGACCGCTCGCAGATGCGCCAGCTGCCGCAGGGACAAACCCTGGCGACGCTGAACCTGGAACATCCGGATACTGGCTATACGCTGTACTTGCAGGGGCGCGACACCTCCTATGAGGAGCGGGCAAGGTTCCGCCTGCTGGCGCAGATTCTGAGCAGTCCCTTCTATGAGGACATCCGTACCAACCGCCAGCTGGGCTACATCGTTTATGCCACCGCTTTCGAGATACTGGAAACACCGGCACTGGGGCTGGTTGTGCAATCTCCGGAAGCAACGGCTGAAGCTATTGACCAGGCGGTGATGGAATTCGCTGAAGGGTACGCAGACCGATTGGCAGAGTTAACGTCCGAGCGACTGGCTCGGGAGAAACAAGCGGTGATCAGCCAGTTGCTTCAGCGAGACCGGCAGTTAAGTGAGGTGTCGGGCCGTTACTGGCGGGAAATAGACCGGGGGAACACCGCCTTCGACAGCCGGGAGCGCCTCGCGGACGCCATTCAAAAAGTCACCCTGGATCAGCTGAAAACGACCTTCCGCAGCGCCATGATAGAGCGCCAAAGGGCACTGCTGGTGGTTACGGGCGATGAGGGCGAGAACAGCCGGTCCGTTCTTGACCAACTGCGCCAGCGGGATGCTGTGCCAGCCCGAGTTGAACGTTAA
- a CDS encoding phage tail fiber protein has translation MAESYYSRTIYDSTVLGDDTFVFDFDYVNRSDVHVSIDGAETFDFVFLDSHTIKLNNPLNGSEVVTVFRDTFLESRVVDFVNAAELTEKDLDDSADQVFYAMQEAYDLARDSIKPQPDGSFSMSDRRLKDLAFPLLPTDGANRQYVDDQYGINSALRNGITADKAASSASATAAASAAANADAKSQLANTYAQGALESRTLATEHMLAAESAKELVLEKTDIVLTKADQVEATKTVVLSKVSDAETFKIQAENSKNAALNHELKARKWAEEAPGVQVDPSLYSAKHHAVRAAEWSEKAVDSPVSPGSYSALHHATKAQGLRNVVQTLHDTVVTEATRVEQDALTATDARNQAVQAANNAALSEANADNDRFDAQAAAADALVQKQAAQAAATAAAGYESAAAISASLASDAETAAVAANATAQTAATTATTKASEATTARNAAVAAKDAAVSAQVTVAADKDVTVAAKDLAVASANAAGASESSASSSASASASSASSASNSAAEALASKNTARSWAVGTGEIEPGLKSAKAYADEARAITSGAKTYVGQWNASGGALPITSPGTGDAGKYWIINTAGTLPGVGFVDVGWELSINDAFAYESANLLPPNLVSSVNGKAGPDVVLSSTDVPDIASIYQRKDGYTASDVLTKIKTVDGAGSGLDADLVDGLHASAFYRANKVSTFGESVTALVDAAAGRSLLGLGTAALNASGDFFPSSGVSTFAATVLDDTTAAGMRSTLGLGTAATRAVGTASANVPDITAADARYLGKTANAVSASKWTTARTITLTGGVTGSASVDGSANVTLATVVGDDSHSHTISKVTGLQTALDSKLNATATATAATRLATARTIALGGAVTGSASFNGTTNVTITATVADNSHNHTIANVTDLQEALNSLDTRKAETKADVGLGNVDNTSDLAKPISTATQTALNGKANTSGTYSGLRAQATTKEDVGLGNIPNSTTASRTSTSTVSLLQAKAMNDHRTSGDHDGRYYTQTQVDGLLSALETNRGVPAGIIAMWSGLITNLPSGWALCDGQNGTPNLVDRFVVGAGGRWAVGDTGGSADAVVVEHTHSATTESSGSHSHSGTTASAGSHTHTLTIYAQAGIDRKDRVTGYGANGTAGTSSAPVASSGAHTHTFSTNTTGAHTHTVTVSSAGEAGTDKNLPPYYALAFIMKL, from the coding sequence ATGGCAGAAAGCTATTACTCCAGGACGATCTACGACAGTACCGTCCTCGGGGATGACACCTTTGTGTTCGACTTTGACTATGTCAACAGGTCTGACGTGCATGTGAGCATTGATGGCGCTGAGACCTTTGACTTCGTTTTTCTCGACTCACACACGATCAAGTTGAATAACCCCCTCAATGGCTCAGAGGTTGTTACTGTGTTCCGGGATACCTTCCTGGAGAGCCGAGTGGTTGACTTCGTGAATGCTGCGGAGTTGACCGAGAAAGACTTGGACGACAGCGCAGACCAAGTGTTCTACGCCATGCAGGAAGCCTACGACTTGGCTAGGGACAGCATCAAGCCCCAGCCTGACGGTTCATTCTCAATGAGTGACCGCCGGTTGAAGGATTTGGCCTTCCCGTTGCTCCCGACTGATGGTGCAAACCGTCAGTACGTTGACGACCAGTATGGTATCAACTCTGCTCTGCGTAATGGCATCACAGCTGATAAGGCTGCGTCCTCTGCAAGTGCTACGGCTGCGGCTTCTGCTGCGGCCAACGCTGATGCTAAGTCACAGCTGGCAAACACATACGCTCAGGGTGCCTTGGAGAGCCGAACTCTCGCTACTGAGCACATGTTAGCTGCTGAGTCCGCCAAAGAGCTGGTTCTGGAGAAGACTGACATCGTCCTGACCAAGGCCGATCAGGTTGAGGCCACGAAGACCGTTGTTCTGTCTAAGGTTTCTGATGCAGAGACCTTCAAGATTCAGGCCGAGAACTCCAAGAACGCTGCGTTGAACCATGAGTTGAAAGCCCGTAAGTGGGCTGAGGAAGCTCCTGGGGTTCAGGTAGACCCTTCTCTGTATTCAGCCAAGCATCATGCGGTTAGAGCTGCAGAATGGTCTGAAAAGGCTGTGGACTCTCCGGTGTCTCCGGGCTCTTACTCTGCGTTGCACCATGCGACAAAGGCTCAGGGTCTTCGGAATGTAGTTCAAACCCTCCACGACACGGTGGTCACTGAGGCTACCCGTGTTGAACAGGATGCTTTGACTGCAACTGATGCAAGGAACCAAGCGGTACAGGCTGCAAACAACGCTGCTCTGTCTGAGGCCAATGCTGATAACGACAGGTTTGACGCCCAGGCTGCTGCTGCTGATGCTCTGGTTCAGAAGCAAGCGGCACAAGCTGCAGCTACTGCGGCTGCTGGTTACGAATCGGCAGCGGCAATCTCGGCCTCTTTAGCTTCAGACGCTGAAACTGCGGCGGTTGCGGCCAACGCTACAGCACAAACAGCTGCAACTACAGCTACAACCAAGGCCTCTGAAGCCACGACGGCAAGAAACGCAGCTGTTGCTGCCAAGGACGCGGCTGTATCGGCACAGGTAACTGTAGCCGCCGATAAGGACGTCACGGTTGCTGCCAAGGATTTAGCTGTAGCGTCTGCTAATGCTGCCGGAGCTTCAGAGAGTTCTGCTTCATCAAGCGCATCTGCCTCGGCGTCAAGTGCAAGTTCTGCCTCGAACTCTGCTGCGGAGGCTCTGGCCTCGAAGAATACTGCGCGTTCATGGGCTGTTGGTACAGGAGAAATTGAACCAGGACTGAAGTCTGCGAAAGCCTACGCTGACGAAGCTCGGGCTATTACCTCAGGAGCAAAGACTTACGTGGGTCAGTGGAACGCCTCAGGTGGTGCCCTACCTATTACAAGTCCTGGTACAGGTGACGCAGGTAAGTACTGGATTATCAATACTGCTGGTACGCTTCCTGGTGTAGGCTTCGTTGACGTTGGCTGGGAACTCTCAATCAACGATGCGTTTGCCTACGAGTCTGCAAACCTATTACCTCCGAACCTTGTGTCATCGGTTAACGGGAAGGCAGGCCCTGACGTCGTTCTCAGTTCAACTGATGTTCCCGACATCGCGTCTATCTACCAGCGGAAGGACGGATACACCGCCTCCGACGTGTTGACAAAGATTAAGACCGTCGATGGAGCTGGTTCAGGGCTTGATGCCGACTTGGTTGATGGTCTCCATGCGAGTGCCTTCTACCGTGCCAACAAGGTATCAACCTTCGGTGAGTCTGTAACAGCCTTGGTTGATGCTGCAGCTGGCCGCTCTCTGCTGGGTCTAGGCACTGCGGCTCTGAATGCATCCGGTGATTTCTTCCCGTCATCTGGTGTGTCTACTTTCGCCGCAACGGTGTTGGATGACACTACAGCAGCGGGTATGCGTTCAACCTTGGGTCTTGGAACCGCAGCAACACGCGCTGTTGGAACCGCCAGTGCGAACGTCCCGGACATCACTGCAGCTGACGCCCGTTACCTGGGCAAAACAGCAAACGCTGTGTCTGCCTCAAAGTGGACTACCGCCAGGACAATCACCCTAACAGGTGGTGTGACGGGCTCAGCGTCTGTGGACGGTTCTGCGAACGTGACCCTGGCAACTGTGGTTGGTGATGACTCCCATTCCCACACCATTAGTAAGGTCACAGGCTTACAAACAGCTCTTGACTCCAAGTTGAACGCAACGGCTACGGCTACGGCTGCAACAAGACTGGCAACTGCTCGTACCATCGCCCTCGGTGGTGCTGTCACAGGGTCTGCGAGCTTCAACGGCACGACCAACGTAACGATCACAGCCACGGTTGCTGATAACAGCCATAATCACACGATTGCGAATGTGACTGACCTGCAGGAAGCGTTGAACAGTCTTGACACTCGAAAGGCTGAAACCAAGGCTGACGTCGGTCTGGGCAACGTGGATAACACTTCTGACCTCGCCAAGCCTATCTCCACGGCAACACAGACCGCTCTGAACGGTAAGGCTAATACCTCCGGCACATACTCTGGGCTACGTGCTCAGGCTACAACCAAGGAAGATGTGGGTCTGGGTAATATCCCCAACTCCACAACTGCAAGTCGTACTTCAACCAGTACTGTGAGCCTGCTCCAGGCAAAGGCTATGAATGACCACCGGACATCTGGTGATCACGATGGTCGTTACTACACACAGACTCAGGTTGATGGCCTTCTGTCCGCCCTAGAGACTAACCGGGGTGTTCCTGCCGGCATCATTGCCATGTGGTCTGGTTTAATCACGAACCTGCCGTCTGGCTGGGCGTTGTGTGATGGGCAGAACGGGACGCCTAATCTGGTAGACCGTTTTGTGGTAGGTGCTGGTGGTCGCTGGGCCGTAGGTGATACCGGAGGCTCTGCTGACGCTGTTGTGGTGGAGCACACACATTCAGCCACAACCGAAAGCTCAGGCTCACACAGTCACTCCGGTACAACCGCGAGTGCTGGTTCCCACACTCACACGCTAACAATCTACGCTCAGGCCGGCATCGACCGCAAAGATCGTGTTACAGGTTATGGTGCCAACGGAACCGCAGGTACGTCTTCAGCACCTGTGGCCTCGTCCGGCGCTCACACCCACACCTTCAGCACCAACACCACAGGCGCTCACACCCACACAGTGACTGTGAGTTCTGCCGGTGAGGCTGGCACTGACAAGAACCTGCCGCCGTACTATGCGCTGGCCTTCATCATGAAGCTCTAA